From a single Nitrospira sp. genomic region:
- a CDS encoding peptidoglycan DD-metalloendopeptidase family protein: protein MKLACAFFLCCAAFGGLVSAVEAAGDPISEKIERQRKTLEALKGRIQEKRKRADEAEKKWELVLHGIQSLDERLIRHRQDHRDINQKIRQKDREIEEITAELTAMRTGIQARREAIRSRLRVQYMEGRFGYVKALLTSDSYGDLQRRAQYLSTVSGKDYELLAAFRTDMARMEEVERQRAEARAGMVTFIQNIEKKLADIRSLQKEKKVYLGKIRHQKDSYHRAVKELERSASRLDSLLQELETRRRAIAMSPPTTSAPTLPPPRAASRGMLPWPVEGKVVSFFGRQKHPTFDTYVQRKGIEIRASEGSLIHAVMPGSVVYSDWLKGYGLVIIVDHANGFFSLYAHASKILTRVGEHVVEGQAIGETGDTGMIGENTLYFELREGAEPVDPLQWLAKR, encoded by the coding sequence ATGAAGCTCGCTTGCGCCTTCTTCCTGTGTTGTGCTGCGTTCGGTGGGTTGGTATCTGCCGTGGAGGCTGCGGGTGATCCCATTTCGGAAAAGATCGAACGCCAACGTAAGACTCTGGAGGCGTTGAAGGGAAGGATACAAGAAAAACGGAAGCGAGCGGATGAGGCGGAAAAGAAATGGGAATTGGTTCTCCATGGCATTCAATCATTGGACGAACGGTTAATCCGTCACCGACAGGATCATCGAGACATCAACCAGAAAATCCGACAAAAAGATCGAGAGATCGAGGAGATCACCGCAGAACTGACAGCGATGCGGACTGGTATTCAGGCTCGGCGTGAGGCGATTCGCTCACGGCTTCGGGTGCAATATATGGAAGGGCGGTTCGGGTATGTGAAGGCGCTTTTGACGTCTGATTCCTACGGAGATCTCCAACGTCGAGCACAGTATCTTTCCACCGTTTCGGGAAAGGACTACGAATTGCTCGCGGCCTTTCGGACAGATATGGCGAGGATGGAGGAGGTTGAGCGTCAGCGCGCTGAGGCCAGAGCCGGAATGGTGACGTTTATACAGAATATTGAGAAGAAATTGGCCGACATTCGAAGCCTTCAAAAGGAAAAGAAAGTCTATCTCGGCAAGATTCGGCACCAAAAAGATTCCTATCATCGTGCCGTGAAAGAGCTGGAACGATCTGCCTCACGACTGGATAGCTTGTTACAGGAATTAGAAACGCGCCGACGTGCGATCGCTATGAGTCCACCGACGACTTCGGCGCCGACCTTGCCGCCGCCGCGTGCTGCTAGCCGGGGGATGCTGCCTTGGCCGGTGGAGGGGAAGGTCGTCTCATTCTTTGGACGCCAGAAGCACCCGACGTTCGATACCTATGTGCAGCGTAAAGGAATTGAAATCCGAGCCTCAGAGGGAAGTTTGATTCATGCAGTGATGCCCGGGAGTGTGGTCTACTCTGACTGGCTGAAAGGGTATGGACTCGTTATAATTGTCGATCATGCCAATGGGTTCTTCTCGCTCTATGCGCATGCGTCCAAGATACTGACGCGAGTCGGTGAGCACGTTGTCGAGGGCCAAGCCATCGGAGAGACTGGGGATACGGGCATGATCGGCGAAAATACATTATACTTTGAATTGCGGGAAGGAGCCGAACCGGTCGATCCGCTTCAGTGGCTGGCCAAGCGCTGA
- the rplS gene encoding 50S ribosomal protein L19, translated as MNQLERIQRSLTKKSVTHFEIGDTVRVHVKVVEGEKERIQVYEGTVIARKGSLNTEMFTVRKLSYGVGVERIFPVHSPIVAKIDVVRQGKVRRAKLYYLRGKKGKFAKVEEREFVGGGESKTLTQPAASEEPTVTA; from the coding sequence ATGAATCAGTTGGAACGAATTCAACGATCGTTAACGAAGAAGTCGGTGACACATTTTGAGATCGGGGATACCGTCAGGGTCCACGTCAAAGTCGTCGAAGGCGAAAAGGAACGCATTCAGGTCTACGAAGGAACGGTGATTGCCCGCAAGGGAAGCCTGAACACGGAAATGTTTACGGTCCGAAAACTTTCGTATGGAGTCGGGGTTGAGCGAATTTTTCCGGTGCATTCTCCGATTGTCGCCAAGATTGATGTCGTCCGACAGGGGAAGGTTCGACGGGCAAAACTCTACTACCTGCGCGGCAAGAAGGGGAAATTTGCAAAAGTCGAGGAGCGGGAATTTGTAGGAGGGGGAGAAAGCAAGACGCTCACACAGCCCGCTGCATCGGAGGAACCGACAGTCACGGCCTAG
- the ftsE gene encoding cell division ATP-binding protein FtsE, with protein MIQLIHVSKCYDRRPALSDVTMEIEKGECVLLMGPSGAGKSTLLRMLIGEERPDEGQIFVHGRNVTKLKPSEVPYLRRKIGTVFQDFRLLSKKSVFDNVALPLVVQGVSERDIRRKVTEALRAVGVDHKKDQPPNSLSAGEQQRVCIARAIVNGPVVLLADEPTGNLDPERTGEIIELFKLINARGTTVIVATHDPQVVKQIHRRAVTLVDGVLTQEGRSAERVEA; from the coding sequence ATCATTCAACTCATTCATGTTTCCAAATGCTACGATCGGCGACCGGCGCTTTCCGATGTGACGATGGAGATCGAAAAGGGGGAGTGTGTTCTTCTCATGGGGCCAAGCGGAGCAGGGAAATCCACCTTGCTACGAATGCTGATTGGTGAGGAGCGGCCTGATGAAGGGCAGATCTTTGTTCACGGGAGAAACGTGACCAAACTGAAACCATCCGAGGTTCCGTATCTCAGGCGGAAGATCGGAACGGTCTTCCAAGATTTTCGGCTGTTGTCGAAAAAATCCGTTTTTGACAATGTCGCGCTTCCGCTGGTTGTGCAAGGTGTCTCGGAACGGGACATCCGACGCAAGGTGACTGAAGCGTTGCGCGCCGTGGGTGTTGATCACAAGAAGGATCAGCCTCCGAATAGTCTCTCGGCCGGAGAGCAGCAGCGTGTGTGCATTGCGCGGGCGATTGTCAATGGCCCGGTCGTGCTCCTTGCCGACGAACCGACGGGGAACCTGGATCCCGAGCGTACCGGGGAGATTATCGAGTTGTTTAAGCTGATCAATGCCCGTGGGACGACGGTGATTGTTGCCACGCACGACCCTCAGGTCGTGAAACAGATTCATCGGCGAGCGGTGACATTGGTGGACGGCGTGCTGACGCAGGAAGGCCGATCGGCCGAGCGAGTCGAAGCATGA
- a CDS encoding ABC transporter permease, whose translation MRRFLYIVREAWANMRTNRTTTIVAVLTTAFTLACVGIFLLLYVNLRHAAGWLQEDVKIMVYLDDRVSSPLRQTLQQQLKVDRMVSEVVFISKEQALKEFRAQFPADSHLLEGLGENPLPASFVVTLAQNYRSPESMQGWADRVQTMEGVAKVDYNQEWINVLTELIGYIELVAIGVGMLLSTASVTIIGNTIRLALFTRREEIGILRSIGATRTFIHFPYFLEGAVLGAFGSALSLGILKIGFELFRQQIQLTGRFSGIESMLSFFPLPLCLALIMAGMGLGLAGSVVSLLRVGEGRT comes from the coding sequence ATGAGACGGTTTTTATATATTGTTCGTGAAGCTTGGGCCAATATGCGGACCAATCGCACGACGACGATCGTGGCCGTCTTGACCACAGCCTTTACCCTAGCCTGCGTCGGGATCTTTCTGCTTCTGTACGTCAACCTCCGCCATGCAGCTGGGTGGCTCCAGGAAGACGTCAAGATTATGGTCTATCTGGATGACCGCGTTTCTTCTCCCTTGAGACAAACGCTGCAACAACAACTCAAGGTGGATCGGATGGTATCGGAGGTGGTGTTTATTTCAAAGGAGCAAGCGCTGAAGGAATTCCGCGCACAATTCCCTGCAGACTCTCATTTGCTTGAGGGGTTGGGTGAGAACCCGCTTCCGGCGTCGTTTGTGGTCACGCTTGCCCAGAATTATCGGTCTCCAGAGTCGATGCAAGGCTGGGCTGACCGGGTGCAAACGATGGAAGGTGTCGCCAAGGTCGACTATAATCAGGAATGGATTAACGTGCTGACGGAGCTGATCGGCTACATCGAGCTGGTTGCGATTGGCGTGGGGATGCTGCTTTCTACCGCCTCAGTGACGATCATCGGCAACACAATTCGACTAGCACTCTTTACCAGGCGAGAGGAGATTGGGATCCTTCGTTCGATAGGGGCGACGCGTACATTCATTCATTTTCCATATTTTCTCGAAGGGGCTGTGCTTGGAGCATTCGGTAGCGCGTTATCGTTGGGGATCTTGAAGATTGGGTTTGAACTGTTTCGTCAGCAGATACAATTGACTGGTCGGTTTAGTGGAATCGAGAGCATGTTGTCGTTCTTCCCATTGCCGCTCTGCTTGGCTCTCATCATGGCTGGAATGGGGTTGGGGCTTGCAGGAAGTGTGGTGTCGCTCCTCCGAGTCGGGGAGGGACGCACATGA
- a CDS encoding YraN family protein, with protein MASPDQRHVDGQASESLAEQFLRAKGYRILDRNVRTTIGELDLVAEDRGVVVFVEVKGRATNAFGGALLAVNHRKQAKLTKLAGQYLARRHWFDRLCRFDVVLVHGRPSVQGHIEHVQNAFDLTER; from the coding sequence ATGGCTAGTCCTGACCAACGTCATGTGGATGGTCAAGCCAGTGAAAGCTTGGCGGAACAGTTTTTGCGAGCCAAAGGCTATCGGATTCTTGATCGCAACGTCCGGACAACCATCGGAGAATTAGACCTTGTCGCGGAAGACCGTGGGGTCGTCGTCTTTGTCGAAGTCAAAGGGCGTGCGACCAATGCGTTTGGTGGGGCGTTGCTCGCGGTGAATCATCGGAAGCAGGCCAAGTTGACAAAACTGGCGGGACAGTACTTGGCGCGGCGCCATTGGTTCGACAGACTCTGCCGATTTGATGTGGTGTTGGTCCATGGGCGACCTTCCGTGCAGGGACACATCGAGCATGTCCAGAATGCGTTTGACCTCACCGAGCGGTGA
- the trmD gene encoding tRNA (guanosine(37)-N1)-methyltransferase TrmD has translation MLRFELLTLFPGMLEPVLAHSMLKRGQEKGLLHVRLRNLRDFAIDRHKMVDDTPYGGGAGMVMKAEPILRAVAAVRADAQSIGEDIRFVFPTPQGRRLTQSYVQELAGEPRRIVILCGHYEGVDERVRLALTPEEVSLGDYVLTGGELPALVLIDAAARLVPGVLGDPQSVVEESFSESLLEYPQYTKPAEIDGIGVPAVLLSGHHEAIRLWRRKQALRRTYLRRPDLLRDRLFTEEDRRLLDELMSEGLGAAPISCREEG, from the coding sequence ATGTTGCGGTTCGAGCTCTTGACATTGTTTCCTGGGATGTTGGAGCCGGTTTTGGCTCACAGCATGCTGAAGCGAGGACAAGAGAAGGGTCTTCTTCACGTACGCCTACGCAACCTTCGTGACTTTGCGATAGATCGCCATAAGATGGTGGATGATACGCCCTATGGAGGCGGGGCCGGGATGGTCATGAAGGCCGAGCCGATCCTTCGAGCGGTTGCCGCTGTGCGTGCAGACGCACAGTCGATTGGTGAGGATATTCGGTTTGTATTTCCGACTCCTCAAGGGCGTCGATTGACGCAGTCCTATGTGCAAGAGTTGGCCGGTGAGCCTCGCCGTATCGTGATTCTCTGCGGGCATTATGAAGGCGTGGATGAGCGTGTGCGTCTGGCCTTGACTCCGGAAGAGGTGTCGCTCGGAGACTATGTCTTGACTGGGGGTGAGTTGCCGGCGCTTGTGTTGATCGATGCTGCCGCACGGCTGGTTCCTGGTGTTTTAGGAGATCCACAGTCTGTGGTGGAAGAGTCCTTTTCCGAATCGCTGTTGGAGTATCCGCAGTACACGAAGCCGGCTGAGATCGACGGAATCGGGGTGCCCGCAGTCTTGTTGTCCGGTCATCATGAGGCGATTCGGTTGTGGCGTCGGAAACAAGCGTTGCGCAGGACGTATCTCAGACGCCCCGATCTTTTGCGGGATCGGTTGTTTACGGAGGAAGATCGACGATTACTAGATGAGTTGATGAGCGAAGGCTTAGGAGCGGCTCCGATATCATGCCGGGAGGAGGGATAG
- a CDS encoding histidinol-phosphatase, which translates to MKENNRQLATIFRSMADLLASRRANPYRVRAYRRAADALVAIEEDVAIVADRHGLEEIDGIGADLAKRIDEFLATGTVRAYEELKTPLPAEVQDWATLPGLSDSLVTYLYFRLGIRTLADLDQLIRSHLIRTLPNFSGSEEQLLHAVHQRMQNPNP; encoded by the coding sequence ATGAAAGAGAATAATCGACAGCTGGCCACCATCTTCCGATCGATGGCCGATCTCCTGGCATCTCGACGAGCCAATCCCTATCGAGTCCGGGCCTATCGACGGGCCGCCGATGCACTGGTCGCAATCGAGGAAGATGTGGCGATAGTAGCTGATCGCCATGGGCTTGAGGAAATTGATGGAATCGGGGCTGATCTGGCAAAAAGAATAGACGAGTTCCTTGCAACGGGAACAGTCCGTGCCTATGAAGAGCTCAAAACCCCTCTTCCGGCAGAAGTTCAAGATTGGGCAACGCTTCCTGGACTTTCCGATTCACTCGTGACGTACCTGTATTTCCGACTCGGGATACGGACGCTGGCCGATCTCGATCAACTTATCAGGTCACACCTGATTCGCACGTTGCCGAACTTCTCCGGTTCAGAGGAGCAGTTGTTGCACGCTGTTCACCAACGCATGCAAAATCCCAATCCCTAA
- a CDS encoding S41 family peptidase → MEQQPRRNSWVVGPMIALALLCGVVIGKGWERTGHASETYEELKTFSEVLNQVQKHYVEEAKPKDLIQGAIRGMLATLDPHSAYMTPEMYKEMQVETRGEFGGVGIQIGVKDNRLSVIAPIEGTPAHRAGVKAGDFITKVNDDSTKDLSLMDAVTKMRGPKGSKVNLTIQRDGAPDPLVFTLVRDTIKIESVKSKVIENVGYVRLTQFQEATGRDLSKAIKQFRDQKVQGTILDLRNNPGGLLTAAVDVSEQFLPSGKLVVYTKSREGKKDEWFAKAKDQLEDLPVIVLVNEGSASASEIVAGALQDWGRAVVVGTTSFGKGSVQTILALGDGSGLRLTTAKYYTPKGRSIQSTGITPDIVVKLANASPAKGPDGKPNEKETERESKAVKPPAGKDASPHDGKSPDEPGLKNGTPPPALPELSGELSLEQDVQLQKAVELLKSWKIFKELKVS, encoded by the coding sequence ATGGAACAGCAGCCGCGGCGGAACTCTTGGGTGGTCGGACCGATGATCGCACTTGCCCTTCTCTGCGGAGTTGTCATTGGGAAGGGGTGGGAACGGACCGGACATGCGAGCGAAACCTACGAGGAGCTCAAGACATTTTCGGAAGTCCTGAACCAGGTTCAAAAACATTATGTTGAGGAAGCGAAGCCCAAAGACCTCATCCAAGGTGCCATTCGCGGCATGCTGGCGACGCTTGATCCACACTCGGCCTACATGACGCCTGAGATGTACAAGGAGATGCAGGTTGAGACCAGAGGAGAATTTGGGGGGGTCGGTATTCAAATCGGGGTGAAGGACAACCGTTTGTCGGTCATTGCCCCGATCGAGGGTACGCCTGCTCATCGCGCTGGGGTCAAGGCCGGTGATTTCATCACCAAAGTCAATGACGATTCGACAAAAGATCTGAGCTTGATGGATGCCGTCACCAAGATGCGAGGCCCAAAAGGCAGCAAAGTCAACTTGACGATTCAGCGGGATGGCGCACCGGATCCATTGGTGTTCACACTGGTTCGAGATACCATCAAAATAGAAAGTGTGAAATCAAAGGTGATCGAGAACGTCGGCTATGTTCGGCTGACGCAGTTCCAAGAAGCGACCGGTCGAGATCTCTCCAAAGCCATCAAGCAGTTTCGTGACCAGAAAGTGCAGGGAACGATTCTCGATCTCCGCAATAATCCTGGAGGCCTCCTGACGGCGGCCGTTGATGTGTCCGAACAATTCCTCCCCAGCGGCAAGTTGGTGGTCTACACAAAAAGCCGGGAAGGGAAAAAGGACGAGTGGTTCGCAAAGGCTAAAGATCAGCTCGAAGACCTTCCGGTGATTGTCCTTGTCAACGAGGGGTCAGCCAGTGCGTCGGAAATTGTGGCTGGGGCCCTGCAAGATTGGGGACGAGCCGTTGTGGTTGGAACCACCTCGTTCGGGAAAGGGTCCGTGCAGACGATCCTGGCTTTAGGGGATGGTTCAGGGCTTCGCTTGACGACTGCCAAGTACTATACGCCAAAAGGTCGGTCCATTCAGTCAACGGGGATTACTCCGGATATTGTGGTCAAGCTCGCCAACGCTTCTCCGGCCAAAGGGCCTGATGGTAAACCGAACGAGAAAGAGACGGAGAGGGAGTCGAAGGCAGTGAAACCGCCGGCCGGGAAGGATGCCTCACCACACGACGGAAAGTCTCCAGACGAACCTGGTTTGAAAAATGGAACGCCTCCCCCGGCCTTGCCGGAATTGAGCGGGGAACTGTCGCTTGAACAGGATGTCCAACTGCAGAAGGCGGTGGAGTTGTTGAAGAGCTGGAAGATCTTCAAAGAACTGAAGGTCTCTTAG
- the rimM gene encoding 16S rRNA processing protein RimM: MAEELETVTVGQIERPFGVRGEVKVRSLSDVPGRFEGLKQVSLMGRDGRTLETNVTRVRRAGDRFILGLTGLTTPEEASLWRGGYIQTIRGVVPDLPDGQYYECDLVGLTVDTEEGRTIGRLEEVWNFPGNPVFVVRQDEKEFLIPAAKDVVRAVNLRARTMTVRIIDGLDA; encoded by the coding sequence ATGGCGGAAGAGCTCGAGACCGTCACGGTAGGACAGATCGAGCGCCCGTTTGGCGTGCGCGGGGAAGTCAAGGTTCGATCGCTCTCCGATGTGCCTGGCCGATTTGAAGGCTTGAAACAAGTGAGCCTGATGGGAAGGGATGGCCGGACTCTTGAGACCAACGTCACGCGTGTGAGACGGGCTGGTGACCGGTTTATCCTTGGACTGACCGGCCTCACGACACCGGAGGAAGCATCGCTCTGGCGTGGAGGGTATATCCAGACGATTCGCGGGGTAGTCCCTGATCTTCCGGATGGGCAGTACTACGAATGTGATTTGGTCGGGTTGACCGTTGATACCGAAGAAGGGCGGACAATCGGAAGATTGGAAGAAGTTTGGAATTTTCCGGGAAATCCGGTATTTGTTGTCCGTCAAGACGAGAAAGAATTCCTGATTCCAGCGGCGAAAGACGTGGTTCGAGCGGTCAATCTCCGCGCGCGAACCATGACGGTGCGGATAATCGACGGATTGGATGCCTAG
- a CDS encoding ribonuclease HII has protein sequence MGPTQEFERAARRCGYRRIAGIDEAGRGPLAGPVIAAAVILPTRCRPLGINDSKQLSAKDREDVYPAILQQAVAIGIGSADVAEIDQLNILTATRLAMRRAVDQLVPPADYLLIDAVVLSGLTIPTRPIIKGDSLSLSIAAASIVAKVTRDRLMASYHETFPEYGFLSHKGYGTAEHLARLARHGPCSIHRRTFSPVQDVMMASKVKSAHLGSPKLF, from the coding sequence ATGGGGCCCACCCAAGAGTTTGAGCGGGCTGCCAGGCGCTGTGGATATCGACGCATCGCCGGCATCGATGAAGCCGGACGAGGCCCCCTGGCTGGTCCTGTAATTGCGGCAGCCGTGATCTTACCAACTCGATGTCGACCGTTGGGGATCAACGATTCGAAACAACTGTCGGCAAAGGATCGTGAGGATGTGTATCCTGCGATTCTTCAGCAGGCCGTCGCGATCGGAATCGGGTCGGCAGATGTTGCCGAGATTGACCAGCTGAATATCCTTACGGCAACCCGGTTGGCGATGCGTCGAGCCGTCGATCAACTGGTTCCCCCTGCCGACTATCTACTGATTGATGCCGTGGTGCTTTCGGGGCTGACAATACCGACTCGGCCTATCATCAAGGGGGATTCTCTCTCCCTATCGATTGCCGCGGCTTCCATCGTTGCGAAGGTCACGCGAGATCGCCTGATGGCGAGCTATCACGAGACGTTCCCTGAATATGGTTTCCTTTCCCATAAGGGGTATGGCACTGCCGAGCACTTAGCGCGGCTCGCTCGCCACGGCCCCTGTTCCATACACCGACGAACGTTTTCTCCGGTGCAGGACGTGATGATGGCATCGAAGGTGAAGTCTGCACATCTGGGGAGTCCAAAGCTCTTCTAA